The Catenuloplanes niger genome includes a window with the following:
- a CDS encoding ABC transporter ATP-binding protein, with protein MASTTSGASWPRTRTGSPWTATRWTSTRPTRRTTDSGDLAHRLRNDDLSRVGARDMVRHGIGYVPEGRHVFPGLPVEKNLLLGAYARRWNAETRTTLDEVYALFPVLADMRSRLAGALSGGQQQMLAIGRALMSRPRLLLLDEPSMGLSPKLVEDIVAVLQRLRTEGLGILLVEQNAKLTFEVTNRCLVVDNGEAAMTGTSGQLRRDPQVRRIYLGL; from the coding sequence ATGGCCAGTACGACCAGCGGTGCCAGCTGGCCCAGGACAAGGACGGGGTCACCATGGACGGCAACGCGGTGGACCTCGACACGGCCCACGCGTCGGACTACGGACAGTGGTGACCTCGCGCATCGGCTGAGAAACGATGACCTGAGCCGGGTGGGCGCCCGCGACATGGTCCGGCACGGCATCGGCTACGTGCCGGAGGGCAGGCACGTCTTCCCCGGACTGCCGGTGGAGAAGAACCTGCTGCTCGGCGCGTACGCCCGCAGGTGGAACGCCGAAACCCGGACCACCCTGGACGAGGTCTACGCGCTGTTCCCGGTGCTCGCCGACATGCGGTCCCGGCTGGCCGGGGCGCTCTCCGGCGGCCAGCAACAGATGCTGGCCATCGGCCGCGCGCTGATGTCCCGCCCCCGGCTGTTGCTGCTCGACGAACCGTCGATGGGCCTGTCGCCGAAGCTGGTCGAGGACATCGTCGCGGTCCTGCAGCGGCTGCGCACCGAAGGGCTCGGCATCCTGCTCGTCGAGCAGAACGCCAAACTCACCTTCGAAGTCACCAACCGATGCCTGGTGGTCGACAACGGCGAGGCGGCGATGACCGGCACCTCCGGCCAGCTACGCCGCGACCCCCAGGTGCGCCGCATCTACCTGGGCCTATGA
- a CDS encoding DUF1906 domain-containing protein produces the protein MTVVANGVDFSGARPSVDTLKKNGKSFVIRYLAPSNPDTAWKLLTKAEVQEYHSGGIHIVSNFEWYGNRALEGHAAGVEDAKVAAAQHLEVGGPANRPIYFSVDTETSGESVSDYFTGVAGVIGHERTGVYGSYDVVKYLLDHKLVAWAWQTYAWSNGQYDQRCQLAQDKDGVTMDGNAVDLDTAHASDYGQW, from the coding sequence ATGACAGTGGTAGCCAATGGTGTCGACTTCTCCGGAGCACGACCGAGCGTCGACACGCTGAAGAAGAACGGCAAGTCCTTCGTCATCCGGTACCTCGCACCGAGCAATCCGGACACCGCCTGGAAGCTGCTCACCAAGGCCGAGGTGCAGGAGTACCACAGCGGCGGTATCCACATCGTCAGCAACTTCGAGTGGTACGGCAACCGCGCCCTGGAAGGTCATGCCGCCGGCGTGGAAGACGCGAAGGTCGCGGCCGCGCAACACCTCGAGGTCGGTGGGCCGGCCAACCGGCCGATCTATTTCAGCGTCGACACGGAGACGTCCGGTGAGAGCGTGTCCGACTACTTCACCGGCGTCGCCGGCGTCATCGGTCACGAACGCACCGGCGTGTACGGCTCGTACGACGTGGTGAAATACCTGCTCGACCACAAGCTCGTGGCATGGGCGTGGCAGACGTACGCCTGGTCGAATGGCCAGTACGACCAGCGGTGCCAGCTGGCCCAGGACAAGGACGGGGTCACCATGGACGGCAACGCGGTGGACCTCGACACGGCCCACGCGTCGGACTACGGACAGTGGTGA
- a CDS encoding SAM-dependent methyltransferase: MIEVDGRAPCTEDYPSAAVAAARWSDLAKEITEAALRRDDGGPSPSSAGPGSLLILGSGIASLGFTRDAEAELRAADRVFFCVADVPTAVWLRRLRPDAFDLYVLYEDSKPRYHTYVQMTEAILHYVRAGQRVVAVFYGHPGVFVLSTHRAMKIARQEGHRAVMRAGISALDCLCADLGVDPAQPGLQTYEATDMLIRGRRLDTSMHVVLWQVGLIGDMGYRRKGFHNRNLGVLVEYLQRAYGEDYEVTHYIAARYPTMEPTIAVHRLSELTDPRVHRTVTGISSLYLPPKDGIATDMEMAVRLGLARPGDTPLPPRPLREIDQHGPRESRAVREFAGFEVPEDYQYQHPTAACDFLIQLADDIELQRRYRTDPAGALSPESFPGLSDRERRLLLTRREGAAQLAAKGAVVSDAPNERLVRGALRRVHTARQLADAITRCGRERSRRPLLAFADGLGYRVRWPSLGTAIDDVLSDSLQPWSGVYLDEASRAVLTVVGSARANGASVVFLDGVRLRDVTFVDGRLRWDGPGGVGFASLTFGCADRVRRVTGTWRTGADGPARELDAAEPTAAGPALAGWTGRYLVRSGTGPAVPVEIGVGSDGRPVLGVAGERIAGALPADGALRWAGGSVRVQAPTGQSRRLTGTIDGLGPVQGDEDPGYIAPYAGVYHVRGGGRVATLTVTAAPGRVLVGGSCLDGEHEAVFHNRELTWDSGSVRLFVDPLTGAPSLYGTLAGEIRIQGITAGGAGGTGGDEPTVWHVGAGSLPAWSLPGWAVASLRAVAEPWRPHGGLQLYSEWLKVTATHQLLRGVAERLPHLRSVVHDS; encoded by the coding sequence ATGATCGAGGTCGATGGGCGGGCGCCGTGCACCGAGGACTATCCATCCGCCGCGGTGGCGGCGGCCCGGTGGAGCGACCTCGCCAAGGAGATCACTGAGGCGGCCCTGCGTCGCGATGACGGTGGGCCGAGCCCGTCGTCCGCCGGACCGGGTTCGCTGCTGATTCTCGGATCCGGCATCGCCAGCCTGGGCTTCACCCGCGACGCCGAGGCCGAGTTGCGCGCCGCCGACCGGGTCTTCTTCTGTGTCGCGGACGTGCCGACTGCGGTGTGGCTGCGCCGGCTGCGGCCCGACGCGTTCGACCTCTACGTCCTCTACGAGGACAGCAAGCCGCGCTACCACACGTACGTGCAGATGACCGAGGCGATCCTGCACTACGTGCGGGCCGGGCAGCGGGTGGTGGCGGTCTTCTACGGCCACCCGGGTGTCTTCGTGCTCTCCACCCACCGGGCGATGAAGATCGCGCGGCAGGAAGGGCACCGTGCGGTCATGCGGGCCGGGATCTCGGCGCTCGACTGCCTCTGCGCCGATCTCGGCGTCGACCCGGCGCAGCCCGGTCTGCAGACCTACGAGGCGACCGACATGCTCATCCGCGGACGCCGCCTGGACACCAGCATGCACGTCGTCCTCTGGCAGGTCGGCCTGATCGGGGACATGGGTTATCGCCGCAAGGGCTTCCACAACCGCAACCTCGGGGTCCTGGTCGAATACCTGCAACGTGCGTACGGCGAGGACTACGAGGTCACCCACTACATCGCCGCCCGCTATCCGACGATGGAGCCGACGATCGCGGTGCACCGGCTCAGCGAACTCACCGACCCGCGGGTGCACCGGACGGTCACCGGCATCTCGTCGCTGTATCTGCCGCCCAAGGACGGCATCGCGACCGACATGGAGATGGCGGTGCGGCTCGGGCTCGCCCGGCCGGGTGACACGCCACTGCCGCCCCGGCCGCTGCGGGAGATCGACCAGCACGGGCCGCGGGAGAGCCGTGCGGTGCGGGAATTCGCCGGTTTCGAAGTGCCCGAGGACTATCAGTACCAGCATCCGACCGCGGCCTGTGACTTCCTGATCCAGCTCGCCGACGACATCGAACTGCAGCGCCGCTACCGTACCGATCCGGCCGGTGCCCTGTCCCCGGAGTCGTTCCCGGGCCTCAGCGACCGGGAGCGGAGGCTGCTGCTGACCCGCCGGGAGGGCGCCGCGCAGCTCGCGGCGAAGGGCGCCGTCGTGTCGGACGCGCCGAACGAGCGCCTGGTCCGTGGCGCGCTGCGCCGGGTGCACACCGCGCGACAGCTGGCCGACGCCATCACCCGCTGCGGACGGGAACGCAGCCGCCGGCCACTGCTCGCTTTCGCCGACGGCCTCGGCTACCGGGTCCGCTGGCCGAGCCTGGGTACGGCGATCGACGACGTGCTGAGCGACTCGCTGCAACCGTGGAGCGGTGTATACCTCGACGAGGCGAGCCGGGCGGTGCTGACCGTCGTCGGCAGCGCCCGCGCGAACGGCGCCAGCGTGGTGTTTCTCGACGGCGTTCGGCTGCGTGACGTCACGTTCGTCGACGGCCGGCTGCGGTGGGACGGGCCCGGCGGGGTGGGGTTCGCCTCGCTGACGTTCGGCTGCGCCGATCGGGTGCGCCGGGTGACGGGCACCTGGCGGACCGGCGCGGACGGGCCGGCACGGGAACTCGACGCCGCGGAGCCGACGGCGGCCGGCCCCGCACTGGCCGGGTGGACCGGCCGCTACCTCGTGCGTTCCGGCACCGGCCCGGCCGTACCCGTGGAGATCGGTGTCGGTTCCGACGGCAGGCCGGTGCTCGGCGTGGCCGGCGAGCGGATCGCCGGGGCTCTCCCGGCGGACGGCGCCCTGCGCTGGGCCGGCGGCTCCGTGCGGGTGCAGGCGCCGACGGGGCAGAGCCGGCGCCTGACCGGCACGATCGACGGCCTCGGCCCGGTGCAGGGAGACGAGGATCCCGGTTACATCGCGCCCTACGCCGGCGTCTACCACGTCCGCGGCGGCGGCCGCGTCGCGACTCTGACCGTCACGGCCGCGCCGGGCCGGGTGCTCGTCGGCGGATCCTGCCTCGACGGTGAGCACGAGGCCGTGTTCCACAACCGGGAGCTGACCTGGGACTCGGGCTCGGTACGCCTGTTCGTCGATCCGCTGACCGGGGCGCCCTCGCTGTACGGCACGCTCGCCGGCGAGATCCGCATCCAGGGCATCACCGCGGGAGGAGCCGGCGGGACCGGTGGTGACGAGCCCACGGTGTGGCACGTCGGGGCCGGGTCGCTGCCCGCGTGGTCGCTGCCGGGCTGGGCCGTCGCGTCGTTGCGCGCCGTCGCCGAGCCGTGGCGCCCCCACGGCGGCCTGCAGCTCTACTCCGAGTGGCTGAAGGTCACCGCCACCCACCAGCTTCTGCGCGGCGTCGCCGAGCGGCTGCCGCACCTGCGCTCCGTCGTCCACGACAGCTGA
- a CDS encoding endo-1,4-beta-xylanase: MSRSPDQRRRRTRMALPAAVLLLAGGAAIVQGITPAAAAETTLRAAAAKAGLFFGVAASPGRLSPIVAQEFNQLTPENDMKPATIATSSGGLQNTGAADTLVNYAQSNNMLVRGHTLVWHSQAGALQGTNQATLNTFIGNALTRWGNRIAYWDVVNEALADNNAGTRRGEWPHTLNRDANGDGDLFDAGDTDVIRDSFVRAKQVVQANGLSTKLCINDYDVEGLTVRGGTPNRKANALYDIVSNYRQYIDCVGFQAHFNDNPNSIISDDLQANIQRFADLGVEVHITELDIDDDLSNNDIGQGQADNYRKVVRACLNVTRCTGITVWGIADSESWRSSERGLLFTGGNGNYQKKAAYHAVLDELNKGRSGTGTPTTPPVTPTVTPSTSPSPVVPAGCTATASLNSWNGGFVATVRVTAGSASINGWSVGVNLPSGATVTNAWNSTPSGTSGAVRFANVGHNGRLGTGQTTEFGFQGTGSATGITPTCTAS, from the coding sequence GTGAGCCGCAGCCCGGACCAGCGCAGGAGACGTACCAGAATGGCCCTGCCGGCGGCGGTACTGCTGCTGGCCGGTGGCGCGGCCATCGTCCAAGGGATCACGCCGGCCGCCGCGGCCGAGACCACGCTGCGGGCGGCCGCCGCCAAGGCCGGCCTCTTCTTCGGGGTGGCGGCCTCACCCGGCCGGCTCAGCCCGATCGTGGCCCAGGAGTTCAACCAGCTCACCCCCGAGAACGACATGAAACCGGCCACGATCGCCACGTCCAGCGGCGGGCTGCAGAACACCGGGGCCGCCGACACGCTGGTCAACTACGCGCAGTCCAACAACATGCTCGTCCGCGGCCACACGCTGGTCTGGCACTCGCAGGCCGGCGCCCTCCAAGGCACCAACCAGGCCACGCTCAACACCTTCATCGGCAACGCGCTGACCCGCTGGGGCAACCGGATCGCGTACTGGGACGTGGTCAACGAGGCGCTGGCCGACAACAACGCGGGCACCCGGCGCGGCGAGTGGCCGCACACCCTGAACCGGGACGCGAACGGCGACGGTGACCTCTTCGACGCCGGCGACACCGACGTCATCCGCGACTCGTTCGTCCGGGCCAAGCAGGTCGTCCAGGCCAACGGGCTCTCCACCAAGCTGTGCATCAACGACTACGACGTGGAAGGGCTGACCGTCCGCGGCGGCACCCCCAACCGCAAGGCGAACGCGCTGTACGACATCGTCAGCAACTACCGGCAGTACATCGACTGCGTCGGCTTCCAGGCGCACTTCAACGACAACCCGAACAGCATCATCAGCGACGACCTGCAGGCCAACATCCAGCGCTTCGCCGACCTGGGCGTCGAGGTGCACATCACCGAGCTGGACATCGACGACGACCTGAGCAACAACGACATCGGCCAGGGCCAGGCGGACAACTACCGCAAGGTCGTCCGCGCCTGCCTGAACGTCACGAGGTGCACCGGCATCACCGTGTGGGGCATCGCGGACAGCGAGTCGTGGCGCTCCTCCGAGCGGGGCCTGCTCTTCACCGGCGGCAACGGCAACTACCAGAAAAAGGCCGCGTACCACGCCGTGCTCGACGAGCTGAACAAGGGCCGCAGCGGCACCGGCACGCCCACCACACCACCGGTCACCCCGACGGTGACGCCCTCCACCTCACCCAGCCCGGTAGTACCGGCCGGATGCACGGCCACCGCGTCCCTGAACTCCTGGAACGGCGGCTTCGTCGCCACGGTACGGGTCACCGCCGGCTCCGCGTCGATCAACGGCTGGTCCGTCGGGGTGAACCTGCCCAGCGGCGCCACCGTGACCAACGCGTGGAACAGCACCCCGAGCGGCACCAGCGGCGCCGTCCGCTTCGCCAACGTCGGCCACAACGGACGCCTCGGCACCGGGCAGACCACCGAGTTCGGCTTCCAGGGCACCGGATCGGCGACCGGCATCACCCCGACCTGCACGGCCTCCTGA
- a CDS encoding TolB family protein codes for MGSRWIALACAVLAVAVPGVAVASQGGTELVSVAGGGGPGGGVSQAPSMSADGRFVAFESQAPDLVPGDVNGVSDVFVHDRLLGTTVRPATTAATGFVTDGLFDPEISADGRFLAFTSWAPDLVPGDTNGYADVFLMDLTTGAIERINVTGAGAEATGSISWGADISADGRFVSFTSRAQNLLPGRDANHKRGADAFVRDRLLGTTTLISVATTGLNGHWPSYSRGISADGRYVAFTTSATDIMPDGLPVVGLYVRDLQTGVTTRESLTATGDPADGNRAYELHTASLSRDGRYVTFESASNQVVPGDTNDAMDVFVRDRLTGEVELVSVASDGTQADGDSWGQRVSDGGRCVVFVSDATTLVPGDTNGRSDLFARDRLTGTTTRLTGDADGDTDAGGRDGGGESAVSLRPDGTEVAFTSEASNLTAPDTNAAADVFVTGTACS; via the coding sequence GTGGGATCTCGATGGATCGCGCTTGCCTGCGCGGTGCTGGCCGTCGCCGTGCCGGGTGTGGCGGTGGCGTCGCAGGGCGGGACGGAGCTGGTCAGCGTGGCCGGCGGTGGCGGGCCGGGCGGTGGGGTGAGTCAGGCGCCGTCGATGAGCGCGGACGGGCGGTTCGTGGCGTTCGAGTCGCAGGCGCCGGACCTCGTACCGGGGGACGTCAACGGTGTCTCGGACGTGTTCGTCCACGACCGCCTGCTCGGGACCACGGTGCGGCCGGCGACGACCGCCGCGACCGGGTTCGTCACGGACGGGCTGTTCGACCCGGAGATCAGCGCGGACGGGCGGTTCCTCGCGTTCACGTCGTGGGCGCCGGACCTGGTCCCCGGTGACACGAACGGGTACGCGGACGTGTTCCTGATGGACCTGACCACCGGCGCGATCGAGCGGATCAACGTGACCGGCGCGGGCGCGGAGGCGACCGGGTCGATCAGCTGGGGCGCGGACATCAGCGCGGACGGCCGGTTCGTGTCGTTCACCTCGCGGGCGCAGAACCTGCTGCCGGGCCGGGACGCGAACCACAAGCGCGGCGCGGACGCGTTCGTCCGGGACCGGCTGCTCGGCACGACCACGCTGATCAGCGTGGCGACGACCGGCTTGAACGGGCACTGGCCGAGTTACAGCCGGGGAATCAGCGCGGACGGCCGGTACGTCGCGTTCACCACCTCCGCGACCGACATCATGCCGGACGGTCTGCCGGTGGTCGGCCTGTACGTGCGGGATCTGCAGACCGGCGTCACCACCCGGGAAAGCCTCACCGCGACCGGCGACCCGGCCGACGGCAACCGCGCCTACGAGCTGCACACGGCGTCGCTGAGCCGGGACGGCCGCTACGTCACGTTCGAGTCGGCGTCGAACCAGGTGGTGCCGGGTGACACGAACGACGCGATGGACGTCTTCGTACGGGACCGGCTGACCGGCGAGGTCGAGCTGGTCAGCGTCGCCTCCGACGGCACGCAGGCGGACGGGGACAGCTGGGGCCAGCGGGTCAGCGACGGCGGCAGGTGCGTGGTGTTCGTCTCGGACGCGACCACGCTCGTCCCGGGCGACACCAACGGCCGCTCCGACCTGTTCGCCCGGGACCGGCTGACCGGCACCACCACCCGGCTGACCGGCGACGCCGACGGTGACACGGACGCCGGCGGGCGCGACGGTGGCGGCGAGAGCGCGGTGTCGCTGCGGCCGGACGGGACGGAGGTCGCGTTCACGTCCGAGGCGTCGAATCTGACCGCACCCGACACCAACGCCGCCGCGGACGTCTTCGTCACCGGCACCGCCTGTTCCTGA
- a CDS encoding 5-methyltetrahydropteroyltriglutamate--homocysteine S-methyltransferase, with product MTLRDIPPFRADHVGSLLRPPVLLKAREQKAAGEISADELRAIEDDAIRDVIRMQRDVGLRSATDGEFRRTSWHMDFIYRLGGIRPTDEKIQVHFRNEQGELDFESAALAIDAPVRLIETIFGDDFAFLANEVDDDITAKLTIPSPSMVHYRGGRAAIDPKVYPDEERFWADLSAAYAEQVRRVADLGCRYLQLDDTSLAYLNDPAQRQLLNERGDDAEHQHLRYIRQINAAIADRPAGLAVTTHMCRGNFRSSWAAQGGYDFVAEALFSELAVDGFFLEYDDDRSGGFAPLRFVPPGKLVVLGLVTTKKGALESKDTLKRRIDEAAKYVPLDRICLSPQCGFSSTVEGNVLTYDEEVAKLRLIAATAEEIWG from the coding sequence ATGACGCTGCGCGACATCCCGCCGTTCCGTGCCGACCACGTCGGCAGCCTGCTTCGCCCGCCCGTTCTGCTCAAAGCGCGCGAGCAGAAGGCCGCCGGCGAGATCAGCGCCGACGAGCTGCGTGCCATCGAGGACGACGCCATCCGCGACGTGATTCGCATGCAGCGCGATGTGGGTCTGCGCTCGGCCACCGACGGTGAGTTCCGGCGTACCTCGTGGCATATGGATTTTATCTACCGCTTAGGTGGGATCCGTCCCACCGATGAGAAGATCCAGGTGCACTTCCGCAACGAGCAGGGCGAGCTCGATTTCGAGTCGGCAGCGCTGGCGATCGACGCCCCGGTCCGGCTCATCGAGACGATCTTCGGCGACGACTTCGCCTTCCTGGCGAACGAGGTGGATGACGACATCACCGCCAAGCTGACCATCCCGTCGCCCAGCATGGTCCACTACCGGGGTGGCCGCGCGGCCATCGACCCGAAGGTCTACCCCGACGAGGAGCGGTTCTGGGCCGACCTCAGTGCCGCCTACGCCGAACAGGTTCGCCGGGTCGCCGACCTGGGCTGCCGCTACCTACAGCTTGACGACACCAGCCTCGCCTACCTGAACGACCCCGCCCAGCGGCAGCTGCTCAACGAACGCGGCGACGACGCCGAACACCAGCACCTGCGCTACATCCGCCAGATCAACGCCGCGATCGCCGATCGCCCCGCCGGCCTGGCCGTCACCACCCACATGTGCCGTGGCAACTTCCGCTCCTCCTGGGCCGCCCAAGGCGGCTATGACTTCGTCGCCGAAGCCCTGTTCAGCGAGCTGGCCGTCGACGGCTTCTTCCTGGAGTACGACGACGATCGCTCGGGCGGTTTTGCCCCGCTGCGTTTCGTCCCGCCCGGCAAACTGGTCGTCCTCGGCCTGGTCACCACGAAGAAGGGAGCCCTCGAATCCAAGGACACCCTCAAGCGCCGCATCGACGAGGCTGCCAAATACGTCCCGCTCGACCGAATCTGTCTCTCGCCGCAGTGCGGTTTCTCCTCAACGGTCGAGGGCAACGTGCTGACCTACGACGAGGAGGTCGCCAAACTCCGGCTGATCGCCGCAACCGCGGAGGAGATCTGGGGCTGA
- a CDS encoding SMI1/KNR4 family protein yields the protein MTIIDDLVRRVPPPATPVDAHADWDAIEAALGTPLPADFKKITRRYGAGQFCGLVSAHPPERLAAQNRDILGEERDYRDDDPEDYPYPLHPEPGGILLWGETGNGERLCWLTEGEPDTWPIVVWQPRGAGWTLHPGGVANFLDGWLSGRTGGVFPTEFTAAAQWFTPFTELAYATVGLSRSNLPPFEARLTALLEALPAARLLMTAGPDASRQDTLAAADGRWHVMYETAYRHQIRFAFPPTDTDLVREAAQRAAPAMGCRLNSSRDAFGDDLGWVQD from the coding sequence ATGACGATCATCGACGACCTGGTGCGACGGGTGCCCCCGCCCGCCACGCCGGTCGACGCGCACGCCGACTGGGACGCGATCGAGGCCGCGCTGGGCACACCGCTCCCGGCCGACTTCAAGAAGATCACCCGGCGGTACGGGGCCGGACAGTTCTGCGGCCTGGTCTCCGCGCACCCGCCGGAGCGGCTCGCCGCGCAGAACCGGGACATCCTCGGCGAGGAGCGCGACTACCGCGACGACGACCCCGAGGACTATCCGTACCCGCTGCACCCCGAACCGGGCGGCATCCTGCTGTGGGGCGAGACCGGCAACGGCGAACGGCTGTGCTGGCTGACCGAGGGCGAGCCGGACACCTGGCCGATCGTCGTCTGGCAGCCCCGCGGCGCCGGCTGGACGCTCCACCCCGGCGGCGTCGCGAACTTCCTCGACGGCTGGCTGTCCGGCCGGACCGGCGGCGTGTTCCCCACCGAGTTCACCGCGGCCGCGCAGTGGTTCACCCCGTTCACCGAGCTGGCGTACGCCACCGTCGGCCTGTCCCGCAGCAACCTGCCACCCTTCGAGGCACGCCTGACCGCCCTGCTCGAGGCGCTGCCCGCGGCGCGGCTACTGATGACGGCCGGCCCGGACGCCTCCCGGCAGGACACACTCGCCGCCGCCGACGGCCGCTGGCACGTGATGTACGAGACGGCCTACCGTCACCAGATCCGCTTCGCCTTTCCACCCACCGACACCGACCTCGTGCGCGAGGCCGCCCAGCGCGCCGCCCCCGCGATGGGTTGCCGCCTGAACTCGTCCCGCGACGCCTTCGGCGACGACCTCGGCTGGGTCCAGGACTGA
- a CDS encoding SprT-like domain-containing protein, producing the protein MRELATGLMARHRLTGWRLRFDNAKTRAGVCRADQRVIALSRPLMGLYSPEQVTETVLHEIAHALAGPRHGHDRVWRTVARRIGCSGARCMPPDAPRVEGAWAGICPAGHRTTAHRRPIRVRSCLECAPRFDPAARYTWTHHGHPAQMDPRYEAELSWLLDTRPQPTPAPVAIGDRVRLTAQAGTRA; encoded by the coding sequence GTGCGGGAACTCGCCACGGGGCTGATGGCGCGGCACAGGTTGACGGGTTGGCGGCTGCGGTTCGACAACGCCAAGACCAGGGCCGGGGTCTGCCGTGCGGATCAGCGGGTGATCGCGCTTTCGCGGCCGCTGATGGGGCTCTACTCTCCGGAACAGGTCACCGAGACGGTGCTGCACGAGATCGCGCACGCGCTGGCCGGCCCCCGGCACGGGCACGATCGGGTCTGGCGGACGGTCGCCCGGCGCATCGGCTGCTCGGGCGCGCGCTGCATGCCGCCGGACGCGCCGCGGGTCGAGGGCGCCTGGGCCGGTATCTGCCCGGCCGGTCATCGCACGACGGCCCATCGCCGGCCGATCCGCGTCCGGTCCTGCCTGGAGTGCGCTCCCCGCTTCGACCCGGCCGCCCGTTACACCTGGACTCATCACGGCCACCCCGCGCAGATGGACCCGCGCTACGAGGCCGAACTGTCGTGGCTGCTCGACACCCGGCCACAGCCCACGCCGGCTCCCGTCGCGATAGGCGACCGCGTACGGCTGACGGCTCAGGCAGGTACGCGGGCCTGA